A genomic region of Salvelinus namaycush isolate Seneca chromosome 7, SaNama_1.0, whole genome shotgun sequence contains the following coding sequences:
- the LOC120050717 gene encoding putative malate dehydrogenase 1B yields MDQQVQVIGRGPRQLHKVTVYIALHQAFQQAHFIILLDESWPEDREGGGEDEEESKVRKVSERYQQYGRLIDERVHINVAVIVAGNSLVNLKCSLLLENAPSVDSGHFVGMATQQEYEARVHIAQKLSVKTADVTDVIIWGNISGSSHVDLQRAKVFQYERAIWGPSDFSQPVLEIIYDRKWLQSDFLNLVSSQRATVASKSQRATAISDSNGIIAVLKAWNCNSSAKEVLSLGILSTGRYNLPAGVVFSMQVSFQDGRWSVLSDVIGDEKRAKLQIAADQLREF; encoded by the exons ATGGATCAGCAGGTAC AAGTCATAGGCAGAGGACCTAGACAGCTCCATAAAGTCACCGTCTACATAGCGCTGCACCAGGCCTTCCAACAAGCACACTTCATCATCCTCCTGGATGAAAGTTGGCCTGAGGACagagagggtggaggggaggACGAGGAAGAAAGCAAG GTGAGAAAGGTGTCGGAGCGTTACCAACAGTATGGGCGCCTCATCGACGAAAGGGTGCACATAAACGTGGCAGTGATTGTGGCTGGGAACTCCTTGGTTAACTTGAAGTGCTCCCTTTTGCTAGAGAATGCTCCCTCGGTTGACAGTGGACACTTTGTGGGCATGGCAACTCAACAGGAGTACGAGGCCAGAGTCCACATTGCACAGAAGCTGTCTGTGAAGACTGCAG ATGTGACAGATGTCATCATTTGGGGCAACATCAGCGGCAGTTCCCATGTTGACCTGCAGAGGGCGAAGGTTTTCCAATATGAAAGGGCCATCTGGGGACCATCAGATTTTTCTCAGCCAGTCCTAGAGATTATATATGACAG GAAATGGCTACAGTCTGACTTCCTGAATTTGGTCAGTTCCCAACGTGCCACTGTAGCCTCCAAGTCCCAGAGGGCTACAGCCATATCAGACTCTAATGGGATCATTGCAGTTCTAAAGGCCTGGAACTGCAACTCTTCTGCTAAGGAGGTCCTCTCCTTAGGCATACTCAGCACAGGCAGG TACAACCTCCCAGCTGGTGTAGTATTCTCAATGCAAGTGAGCTTCCAGGATGGTAGATGGTCTGTGTTGTCTGATGTAATTGGTGATGAGAAGAGGGCCAAACTGCAGATTGCTGCAGACCAACTCAGGGAGTTTTGA
- the si:dkey-1h24.6 gene encoding T-cell-specific surface glycoprotein CD28, translating to MNVYWIPTILLSLCLSSAANMISSHNCKDKLRTFHVVRVSVNGTASVSCPNLTGKDQEEMRFHLYLGLVEVGNHTHDSAHNHNSTETVSPVGEGLGLRVNKQDHTVSFVLSGMTTERAGVYTCEGQPMYPPPIEKVQDETQTVVLVEAYQCQAGKTVGCVGSRVDGVPVWAWVLGFWVTIIYGLAVTVIAFVILVRLRRVKCSQSDYMNIKPKVPLRGPRKKQGVQHPIRMGRY from the exons ATGAACGTTTACTGGATACCCAcgatcctcctctccctctgcctctccagTGCTGCCAACATGATAAGCTCCCACAACTGTAAAG ACAAGCTCAGAACGTTCCATGTGGTCCGTGTGTCTGTCAACGGCACTGCATCGGTCAGCTGCCCCAACCTGACAGGCAAGGACCAGGAGGAGATGAGATTCCACCTTTACTTGGGCTTGGTCGAGGTTGGCAACCACACTCACGACAGTGCTCACAACCACAACTCCACAGAGACCGTGAGTCCTGTTGGGGAGGGTCTGGGGCTGAGGGTGAACAAACAGGACCATACGGTCAGTTTTGTCCTCTCTGGAATGACCACGGAGCGCGCTGGAGTCTATACCTGTGAGGGGCAACCCATGTACCCACCTCCCATTGAGAAAGTACAAGACGAGACTCAGACTGTGGTCCTGGTTGAAG CATACCAGTGCCAGGCAGGAAAGACTGTGGGATGTGTAGGCTCTAGAGTGGATGGTGTCCCTGTTTGGGCATGGGTGCTGGGGTTCTGGGTCACCATCATCTATGGCCTGGCTGTCACTGTCATCGCCTTTGTTATCTTG GTCAGACTGAGGAGAGTGAAGTGTTCCCAGAGCGACTACATGAACATCAAACCCAAAGTTCCACTCAGGGGGCCCAGGAAGAAGCAGGGGGTCCAGCATCCAATCCGAATGGGACGATACTGA